One Ignavibacteria bacterium genomic window carries:
- a CDS encoding HXXEE domain-containing protein gives MNFLRNHWFDIGGILAILNIIALLIFHTQLTSFEILLWISLISLFVHQVEEYRYPGYFPGMVNTVLFKSTQPERYPLNTSSAFIINVILGWGVYAAAIFVNNNAIWFTMIPIIVSLGNFMAHTTLFNIKGKTFYNPGMLTSIFLFLPIVIYYFYYVSSSNLAETSDYIIGIILGIILNYVGIIKVINWMKNKNTPYVFQPRQAKP, from the coding sequence TTGAACTTCCTCAGAAATCATTGGTTTGACATCGGCGGTATTCTTGCAATACTTAATATAATTGCTCTATTAATATTTCATACTCAATTAACAAGTTTTGAAATATTGTTGTGGATAAGCTTAATCTCGTTGTTCGTTCATCAGGTTGAAGAATACCGCTACCCCGGTTACTTTCCCGGAATGGTCAACACTGTTTTATTCAAAAGCACTCAACCTGAAAGATATCCGCTCAATACAAGTTCGGCTTTTATAATCAATGTAATTCTTGGCTGGGGAGTTTATGCCGCTGCAATTTTTGTGAACAACAATGCAATATGGTTCACAATGATTCCGATTATCGTTTCACTCGGCAACTTCATGGCGCATACAACTTTGTTCAACATAAAAGGAAAAACTTTTTATAACCCCGGAATGCTGACAAGTATTTTTCTTTTTTTGCCAATCGTTATTTATTATTTCTATTATGTTTCATCAAGCAATCTCGCAGAAACATCTGATTACATAATCGGAATAATTCTCGGCATCATTTTAAACTACGTCGGCATCATAAAAGTAATCAATTGGATGAAAAACAAAAACACTCCATACGTTTTTCAACCCAGGCAGGCTAAACCTTAA
- a CDS encoding S8 family serine peptidase, with product MKIINRITVFAIALFSVVSLSSFTFPGTPVAQRADKIYSNPGIADIFLKLFNIDSEENQNNNGLYFDIDDEGDKDLPDWALLDPEKDGYEGTRTKTFFKYINSLPEKPQTSEVIVAVIDSGFDIDHPALKNNIWKNEKEVNGSAGVDDDNNGYIDDFNGWNFLGDAKYLNFEVTRELKRLKKEGVPESDPYYRRVKMEYDSERSDIKGTYEGLKESLQGLIDAEDVLKRGGYTTDPEKLKLTAEGLKGEYKSAAMVILTTYMFIGLTKEELEKYTKEYEIKNKYLFDDRDPEELIGDDPNNLYEKGYGNNDVRSRDDDHGTHVAGIIAADKDGIGQAPFARLMFLRAVPGEGDERDKDIANAIRYAVDNGADIINMSAGKYFSPNPEIVVEAIKYAEEKGVLFVVSAGNESADIETTINYPRKFTNENGQINYFDNMLVVGASSWMKSYNSSKDPENLSGGYDLVANFSNYSGKIVDVFAPGLEINSTIPNGKYERISGTSMASPEAAGVAAIIKAYFPELTAAQLKEVLSNSVRKYDGLKVKVGDSGSKVSFSSLSRSGGVIDVMNAYEYAKKMKESVN from the coding sequence ATGAAAATTATAAACAGAATAACAGTTTTTGCAATAGCGCTTTTCTCTGTAGTTTCATTATCCTCATTTACTTTTCCGGGCACACCGGTTGCTCAAAGAGCGGATAAGATATACTCAAACCCTGGAATCGCCGATATATTTTTAAAGCTGTTTAACATAGACAGTGAAGAAAATCAGAATAATAATGGTTTATATTTTGATATCGATGATGAAGGTGATAAGGATTTACCTGACTGGGCATTGCTCGATCCTGAGAAAGACGGTTACGAAGGAACACGCACAAAAACTTTTTTCAAATATATAAACTCACTTCCTGAAAAACCTCAGACAAGTGAAGTTATCGTTGCGGTGATTGACTCTGGCTTTGACATAGACCATCCCGCATTGAAAAACAACATCTGGAAAAATGAAAAAGAAGTGAACGGATCCGCGGGTGTGGATGATGACAACAACGGTTACATAGATGACTTCAACGGATGGAATTTCCTCGGTGATGCAAAATATCTGAACTTTGAAGTAACCCGTGAACTCAAACGCCTGAAAAAAGAAGGCGTTCCTGAAAGTGACCCGTATTATAGAAGAGTAAAAATGGAATATGACTCCGAGCGTTCGGATATCAAAGGAACTTATGAAGGGCTTAAAGAATCTTTGCAGGGTTTGATTGACGCAGAAGATGTTCTTAAACGAGGCGGATACACAACCGACCCCGAAAAACTGAAGCTCACCGCAGAAGGTTTAAAGGGCGAATACAAAAGCGCTGCAATGGTTATTCTCACGACTTATATGTTCATCGGGCTTACAAAAGAAGAGCTTGAAAAATATACTAAAGAATACGAAATAAAAAATAAATATTTATTTGATGACAGAGATCCTGAAGAATTAATCGGCGATGACCCGAATAATTTATATGAAAAGGGATACGGCAACAATGACGTTCGTTCAAGAGACGATGACCACGGCACGCACGTAGCAGGAATCATTGCAGCGGATAAGGACGGCATCGGACAGGCGCCGTTTGCTCGGCTTATGTTTCTCCGCGCTGTTCCCGGTGAAGGCGATGAACGCGACAAAGACATTGCAAACGCAATCAGATATGCAGTCGATAACGGCGCTGATATTATTAACATGTCCGCAGGAAAATATTTTTCTCCTAATCCTGAGATTGTAGTTGAGGCAATTAAATATGCCGAAGAAAAAGGCGTGCTGTTTGTTGTCTCTGCAGGAAATGAATCGGCTGATATAGAAACGACGATTAACTACCCGAGAAAATTCACAAATGAAAACGGACAGATAAATTATTTTGATAATATGCTCGTGGTCGGAGCAAGCTCATGGATGAAAAGTTATAACTCATCTAAAGACCCTGAGAATTTATCAGGAGGATATGACCTTGTTGCAAACTTTTCAAATTACTCCGGAAAAATTGTTGACGTATTTGCACCGGGACTTGAAATAAACTCAACAATCCCGAACGGCAAATATGAAAGAATCAGCGGAACAAGCATGGCTTCACCTGAAGCTGCGGGAGTTGCGGCAATTATTAAAGCATACTTCCCTGAATTAACTGCGGCGCAGTTAAAAGAAGTGCTTTCAAACTCAGTAAGAAAATATGACGGCTTGAAAGTTAAGGTCGGCGACTCAGGCTCAAAGGTTTCGTTCTCGTCTCTCTCACGCTCCGGCGGAGTAATCGACGTTATGAACGCATACGAATATGCAAAAAAGATGAAAGAAAGCGTGAATTAG
- a CDS encoding T9SS type A sorting domain-containing protein, with translation MRAGLIILFSLFLTNICFSQWIDVSTGINGGNPSFIGSNGTYLFTSAYNKIYRSSNNGDSWQLLNTQHLNIRQFVGFESIGSTIFLSFRNDDSITCYKSINQGETWIPANQGLLNSNVRNLIKSGNTLILYSQSNNTIYRSTNLGNSWQGLFFNKLFDMYCMGANSSTILASVPFNLFKSTNNGDNWTSIDNTSPPFVILTANENYFFGRRLNGHNYYSSNQGTNWIQMPDASLGSFLKLYIFNDVFYAITESGIVRSTNFGQTWNNIYNNIDATNITVFNNNIFSTNVIRGIFSTNINNINWIEKNNGIQAENLSVITSDDNDNLYAAQKYGDCIYVTETKLHQWTKKYPPVQGRIITIHAASNGLYLGTEDGLYKSINAGTSWTLVPSFADKYVSNIISSGDSIYLGVLSDGIYFSSNGGTSWQLRNNGITSFFPLIYDLKKFGNNLFMIEQMYAFKSTDCGLNWTRMMGGGLPSSFYQVLGAMGNNIYIGNGTYAFKSTNNGVNWTNTLIPARHMLIRSDSIIIAGASQYPVRLSTNNLINYTNISRELENKTVNYLYSHKNTVYAAVAGYGIYKHSFGGFVNITNTSNIIPDKFVLHQNYPNPFNPTTKIKFELPEQSYVTLKIYNLLGQKISILVNQNLNAGNYELEWNAGDLNSGIYFYKLESFDYTETKKMLLVK, from the coding sequence ATGCGCGCCGGGCTAATAATTTTATTCAGTTTATTTCTAACAAATATCTGTTTTTCACAATGGATTGATGTCTCAACCGGAATCAATGGAGGTAATCCGTCTTTCATTGGTTCAAACGGTACTTACTTATTTACTTCTGCTTATAACAAAATCTACCGTTCTTCAAATAATGGAGATTCATGGCAATTATTAAATACCCAACATTTAAACATCAGACAGTTTGTAGGATTTGAATCAATTGGCAGTACCATATTTCTTTCTTTTAGAAACGATGACAGCATAACCTGTTATAAATCTATAAATCAAGGCGAAACATGGATTCCCGCAAATCAAGGATTACTAAATTCAAATGTTCGCAATTTAATAAAGTCAGGCAATACTCTGATCTTATATTCTCAATCTAATAACACGATTTATCGTTCAACTAACCTTGGAAATTCATGGCAAGGTCTTTTCTTTAATAAGCTTTTCGATATGTATTGTATGGGAGCAAATTCTTCTACAATACTTGCATCTGTACCTTTTAACTTATTTAAATCAACAAATAACGGTGATAATTGGACGTCCATTGATAACACTTCACCTCCATTTGTAATCTTGACTGCAAATGAAAATTATTTTTTTGGCAGACGTTTAAACGGACATAATTATTATTCTTCAAATCAGGGAACAAACTGGATCCAAATGCCTGATGCTTCCTTAGGTTCTTTTTTAAAGCTTTATATATTTAATGATGTTTTTTATGCTATAACAGAATCGGGAATTGTCCGCAGTACAAATTTTGGACAAACGTGGAATAATATTTACAATAACATAGATGCCACTAATATAACGGTTTTCAATAACAATATTTTTTCTACAAATGTAATCAGAGGCATTTTCTCAACAAACATAAACAATATAAATTGGATAGAAAAAAATAATGGAATACAGGCGGAAAACCTGAGCGTAATAACATCGGACGATAATGATAATTTATATGCAGCGCAGAAATATGGCGACTGTATTTATGTTACGGAAACTAAGCTTCACCAATGGACCAAAAAATATCCTCCCGTCCAGGGAAGAATAATAACGATTCATGCCGCTTCAAACGGACTTTATTTAGGAACTGAAGATGGTTTATATAAATCAATTAACGCAGGAACCAGCTGGACTCTTGTTCCCTCTTTTGCGGATAAGTATGTTTCGAATATAATTTCAAGCGGTGATAGTATTTATTTGGGTGTTTTATCAGACGGTATTTATTTTTCCAGCAACGGAGGCACGAGCTGGCAGCTGCGAAATAACGGCATTACCTCCTTTTTTCCTCTGATATATGATTTGAAAAAATTTGGCAACAATTTATTTATGATTGAACAAATGTATGCCTTCAAATCAACAGATTGCGGACTTAACTGGACAAGAATGATGGGTGGAGGATTACCAAGCTCTTTTTATCAGGTGCTCGGTGCAATGGGTAATAATATTTACATTGGTAATGGCACTTATGCATTTAAATCTACAAATAATGGTGTGAACTGGACTAATACTTTAATCCCTGCACGGCATATGTTAATCAGAAGTGACAGCATAATCATTGCGGGTGCATCGCAATATCCCGTAAGATTATCCACAAACAATTTAATTAACTATACTAACATAAGCAGGGAGTTGGAGAATAAAACTGTTAATTATTTATACAGCCATAAGAATACTGTCTATGCTGCAGTTGCAGGATATGGAATTTACAAACACAGTTTTGGGGGTTTTGTAAATATTACAAATACCAGTAACATTATCCCCGATAAATTTGTTTTACATCAAAATTATCCCAACCCATTTAATCCAACAACAAAAATTAAGTTTGAACTCCCTGAACAATCTTATGTAACATTAAAAATATATAATTTGCTCGGGCAGAAAATATCAATTTTAGTTAATCAAAATCTTAATGCAGGAAATTATGAATTGGAATGGAACGCAGGAGACTTAAACAGCGGTATTTACTTTTATAAACTTGAAAGTTTTGATTATACAGAAACTAAAAAAATGTTATTGGTAAAATAG
- a CDS encoding GNAT family N-acetyltransferase has translation MSENQDKYIVRPIEKRDNEQISKIIKTVMTEFGAVGCGYSIEDTEVDNMFDAYGVRAKYFVVEKDGRILGGSGVAQLLNGDADTCELKKMYFLNELRGKGFGEKLLNLCLKAAKELGYKKCYLETLTQMENAQRLYEKHGFKKLERPMGDTGHFKCNCWYVREV, from the coding sequence GTGTCAGAAAATCAGGATAAATATATAGTCCGTCCAATTGAAAAACGCGACAACGAACAAATCAGTAAGATTATCAAAACAGTCATGACGGAATTTGGCGCAGTCGGATGCGGTTATTCGATTGAAGACACTGAAGTTGACAATATGTTCGATGCTTACGGAGTCCGCGCAAAATATTTTGTTGTTGAGAAAGACGGCAGAATTCTTGGCGGCTCCGGGGTAGCGCAGTTGTTGAATGGAGATGCTGATACCTGCGAGCTGAAGAAAATGTATTTTCTTAATGAACTTCGCGGAAAGGGTTTTGGTGAGAAGCTTCTGAATCTTTGTCTTAAAGCAGCGAAGGAATTGGGTTATAAAAAATGTTATCTCGAAACTTTGACTCAGATGGAAAACGCGCAGAGATTATACGAAAAGCACGGCTTCAAAAAACTTGAGAGACCTATGGGAGATACAGGACATTTCAAATGCAACTGCTGGTATGTGAGGGAGGTGTGA
- a CDS encoding choice-of-anchor B family protein, whose product MKKIIILLLLVLAVSNTTINAQISRNIKFSKNYNPRPSQPLSQFGSIYAAIWGWTAPNGREYAILCCVTGTSFIDITDTNNVVEKDFVSGPTTPWREVKVYQNYAYVVTDNAGSGMQIIDMSYLPDSVRLVKTWNYTGFTQGHTISNSGRYMYINGGNAAPSGGIAIIDLLDPINPVRKGRYNKYVHDSFIRNDTIYAAQMFANQYSILDARNKDTIRVIKEFNNLPSYTLTHNCEITEDRKYLITTDEGQNPPGSVKIWNIQNYDNITYVGALRPSVPANSNAICHNVFIKGNLLVVSHYEAGLRFYDLRGLPTGVTEIAYYDTYPSADSAQYRGNWGCYPYFASGKIISSDMQTGLWIHMIDTTTANITPENNALVKDYLLGQNYPNPFNPETVIEFSVPEGMRSEFVMLKIYDALGKEVATLINKQLSAGNYTAKWNAANFPGGIYFYKLSANNFSETKKMMLVK is encoded by the coding sequence ATGAAAAAAATTATTATACTTTTACTGTTAGTTTTAGCTGTTTCAAACACTACGATTAACGCTCAGATTTCAAGAAATATAAAATTTTCAAAAAATTACAATCCAAGACCTTCGCAACCATTATCTCAATTTGGCTCAATTTATGCCGCAATCTGGGGCTGGACTGCCCCGAACGGCAGAGAATATGCAATTTTATGCTGTGTAACAGGTACCTCGTTCATCGACATAACGGATACAAATAATGTAGTCGAAAAAGATTTCGTTTCAGGTCCTACAACTCCATGGAGGGAAGTCAAAGTTTATCAAAATTATGCATATGTGGTAACCGATAACGCGGGAAGCGGTATGCAGATAATTGACATGAGCTATCTTCCCGATTCAGTCCGGCTTGTAAAAACCTGGAACTATACCGGCTTCACTCAGGGACATACGATTTCAAACAGCGGAAGGTATATGTACATCAACGGCGGTAACGCTGCGCCAAGCGGAGGCATTGCAATTATTGACTTGCTGGACCCTATTAACCCGGTTCGCAAAGGAAGATATAACAAGTATGTGCATGACAGCTTCATCCGAAACGACACCATTTATGCTGCGCAGATGTTTGCAAATCAATATTCAATTCTTGATGCAAGGAACAAAGATACCATTAGAGTAATCAAAGAGTTCAATAATCTTCCGAGCTACACTCTTACGCATAATTGTGAAATAACAGAGGACAGAAAATATCTGATTACAACTGACGAGGGACAAAACCCGCCCGGCTCAGTGAAAATCTGGAACATACAGAATTATGACAACATAACTTATGTTGGTGCGCTTCGTCCGTCAGTTCCGGCAAACAGCAATGCAATCTGCCATAATGTTTTTATAAAAGGAAACCTGCTTGTCGTATCTCACTACGAAGCCGGGTTGAGATTCTATGACTTGCGCGGACTTCCGACAGGTGTGACTGAGATTGCTTACTATGATACGTATCCTTCAGCCGACAGCGCTCAATATCGCGGCAACTGGGGATGCTACCCTTATTTTGCTTCCGGAAAAATTATTTCTTCCGACATGCAAACAGGTTTATGGATTCACATGATTGATACAACAACTGCAAACATAACACCTGAAAACAATGCTCTGGTAAAAGATTACCTGCTCGGACAAAACTATCCGAACCCGTTCAATCCTGAAACAGTGATTGAGTTTTCTGTTCCTGAGGGTATGCGAAGTGAATTTGTAATGTTAAAAATTTATGACGCTCTCGGAAAAGAAGTTGCAACTCTTATCAACAAACAGCTTTCAGCAGGAAACTATACTGCAAAATGGAATGCCGCAAACTTCCCCGGCGGAATTTATTTCTATAAGCTCTCAGCAAACAACTTCAGTGAAACAAAAAAAATGATGTTAGTGAAGTAA
- a CDS encoding enoyl-CoA hydratase-related protein: MSEKAHLSAQYKNILVSEVDNGKHLKVGLIQLNRPDALNALNIELMKEVVETLEAFDKDPQIGCMIVAGNQKAFAAGADIKEMADATAIEMHLRDQFARWDKIRKVKKPIIAAVSGFALGGGCELAMSCDMIVAAEGAKFGQPEINLGVIPGAGGTQRLTKAIGKAKAMEMVLTGRMFTSADMFNAGLVTKVVPDEVFLDEAIELGKEIGTKPTVAVQLAKESVLKSFDLTIEAGLEFERKNFYLLFASEDKFEGMKAFVEKRKPEWKGK; encoded by the coding sequence ATGAGCGAAAAAGCACACCTATCCGCACAATATAAGAATATTCTTGTATCCGAAGTCGATAACGGAAAACACCTGAAAGTCGGTTTAATTCAGCTTAACCGTCCCGATGCACTGAACGCACTCAACATCGAACTCATGAAAGAAGTCGTTGAGACTCTCGAAGCATTCGACAAAGACCCGCAAATCGGGTGCATGATAGTCGCAGGAAATCAAAAAGCATTTGCCGCAGGCGCAGACATAAAAGAAATGGCTGACGCTACTGCAATCGAAATGCATTTGCGCGACCAGTTTGCACGATGGGACAAAATCAGAAAAGTTAAAAAACCAATTATCGCCGCAGTAAGCGGATTTGCTCTTGGAGGCGGATGCGAGCTTGCAATGTCATGCGACATGATTGTTGCCGCAGAAGGCGCAAAATTCGGTCAGCCGGAAATCAACCTCGGCGTAATTCCCGGTGCCGGCGGAACGCAAAGATTAACCAAAGCAATCGGCAAGGCGAAAGCTATGGAAATGGTGTTAACAGGTAGAATGTTCACAAGCGCAGATATGTTCAACGCAGGACTTGTAACAAAAGTTGTTCCCGATGAAGTTTTTCTCGATGAAGCAATCGAGCTTGGCAAAGAAATTGGAACAAAGCCGACCGTCGCTGTTCAGCTTGCAAAAGAATCTGTCTTGAAATCTTTTGACCTTACAATAGAAGCAGGACTCGAATTCGAAAGAAAAAATTTCTATCTGCTTTTTGCATCGGAGGATAAATTTGAAGGCATGAAAGCATTTGTTGAAAAACGTAAACCCGAATGGAAAGGCAAATAA
- a CDS encoding trypsin-like peptidase domain-containing protein, producing MKNVNPNGKANNFLKQLTAKLTYTFLAIFILTASNLFAQEKEAGLTQAPVNILADDIYNAQQIIEKNKDALVSIWYHVDDYYSYYSYSSTPKDTTLLNGSGFLVTPDGYIGTNYHVVESLDSILVKTSDGTFYDAELIMVDEKNDFAILKIKNANGRIFQTVTMGNSDDLKVGQDVFAIGSPLGFEYTISQGIIAAIRPEERVEFTDPNTYALVQKVFDKVIQITAAISPGNSGGALFTDKGEVVGITTYSYGFYGNLNFASAINSFKTLLNVVLNSGGDNTEFLAKKEENLFNINYKLASNFKNRVINNWYYTKQADTMKVVIDTFVIKQDSLNKNNLIKAENYLIKCIELRPDSFYVYKDMIDLYVVTANYQKAETLYTQIREKFDNDSLLNTLSYALADAYTTTKDYKRALGFYEKLLKKDTNDTYIRFQIGETYKQMKDYKNAIKIYNDLIRRDSTFTKAYSEIGAIYYKDLNNKELAKKYFNAAYERDLMSGYSSYNVTALYYIGMMAIEEGREMDAMLAYLELKNIYTYTPEETKMKLDLYRALKKMLD from the coding sequence TTGAAAAACGTAAACCCGAATGGAAAGGCAAATAATTTTTTGAAACAACTCACCGCAAAACTAACTTATACTTTTCTCGCAATTTTTATTCTCACTGCGTCAAATCTTTTTGCGCAGGAAAAAGAAGCAGGATTAACACAAGCACCGGTAAACATTCTCGCTGATGACATTTACAACGCTCAGCAAATTATAGAGAAGAACAAAGATGCTTTAGTTTCCATCTGGTATCATGTGGATGATTATTATAGTTACTATTCTTATTCATCAACCCCGAAGGACACAACTCTTCTGAACGGAAGCGGCTTTCTGGTTACTCCCGACGGATATATCGGAACTAATTATCACGTTGTTGAAAGTTTAGACAGCATTCTCGTGAAAACAAGTGATGGCACGTTTTACGATGCCGAGCTTATAATGGTTGATGAAAAAAATGATTTTGCAATTTTAAAAATTAAAAATGCAAATGGAAGAATTTTTCAGACTGTTACAATGGGAAATTCCGATGACTTAAAGGTCGGGCAGGATGTTTTTGCAATAGGAAGTCCTTTGGGATTTGAATATACAATTTCACAGGGCATAATTGCTGCAATAAGACCGGAAGAACGAGTTGAGTTCACAGACCCAAATACTTACGCACTCGTTCAGAAAGTTTTTGATAAGGTTATTCAGATAACCGCGGCAATTTCACCCGGCAACAGCGGAGGTGCTTTATTTACCGACAAAGGCGAAGTAGTCGGCATTACAACTTATTCATATGGATTTTACGGCAACCTGAATTTTGCATCGGCAATAAATTCATTTAAAACTCTTCTTAATGTTGTCTTAAACTCCGGTGGTGACAATACAGAATTTCTTGCAAAGAAAGAGGAAAATTTATTTAACATAAACTACAAGCTTGCGTCGAATTTCAAAAATCGTGTAATCAATAACTGGTATTACACAAAGCAAGCTGATACAATGAAAGTTGTAATTGATACTTTTGTTATAAAGCAGGATTCCTTAAATAAAAATAATCTAATCAAAGCTGAAAATTATTTGATTAAATGTATTGAGCTTCGCCCTGATTCGTTTTATGTATATAAAGACATGATTGATTTATATGTTGTAACCGCAAACTATCAAAAAGCGGAAACTTTATATACACAGATTCGCGAAAAATTTGATAACGACAGCTTGCTTAACACTTTATCATATGCTCTTGCAGATGCATATACAACGACAAAAGATTATAAACGAGCGCTCGGATTTTATGAGAAGCTTCTTAAGAAAGACACTAATGACACTTATATAAGATTTCAGATTGGCGAGACGTATAAACAAATGAAAGATTATAAGAACGCAATTAAAATATATAACGATTTAATACGCCGTGATTCAACTTTTACAAAGGCATATTCAGAAATCGGAGCAATTTATTATAAAGATTTAAATAATAAAGAGCTTGCAAAAAAATATTTCAATGCAGCTTATGAACGCGACCTGATGTCGGGTTATTCATCCTATAACGTCACCGCATTGTATTATATTGGTATGATGGCAATCGAGGAGGGACGTGAAATGGATGCAATGCTTGCTTATCTCGAACTGAAGAACATTTATACGTACACACCCGAAGAAACCAAAATGAAGCTCGACTTATACAGAGCTTTAAAAAAGATGTTAGATTAA
- the sdhA gene encoding succinate dehydrogenase flavoprotein subunit — protein MLHTFDVVIVGAGGAGLRAAVELPEDCSCAVLSKVFPPRSHTGTAQGGVCAALANMEDDSWENHAFDTVKGSDYLGDQDAIEIMCRDAIRAIIELEHMGMPFSRNKDGYIAQRNFGGHTKPADPADPYGKRIPVKRSCYSADRTGHVMLQTLYETAIKNEVKFFSEFFVTDLIIDNGVSKGVVAIDIRTSEIHVFHAKAVMFATGGNGRVFRITSNAHVGTGDGFGLIYKSGLPLEDMEFYQFHPTGLWKLGILVSEAARGEGGILKNKDKERFMVRYAPTVMDLAPRDMVSRAIVTEIREGRGIKGSDGTDYVLLDVSHLGKEVIDDKLPEITGFARTYLGVEPTKEPIPIQPTAHYMMGGIPTNANCEVLRDEKGNIVNGLYAAGECACVSVHGANRLGTNSLLDLVVFGRRGGKAIAEFLKTATLSDIDENKVSEKTREMISHLLNSTGSETVVALRTELQQTMMDDCGVFRTEEALKKMKDKVEELKARYKNVHIQDKGTVFNTDLIEAIELDNLLESAEAMVFSAYNRTESRGAHTREDFPKRNDDEWMKHTFISRGNGQGPEIKYKPVVVTRYKPMERKY, from the coding sequence ATGCTGCATACATTTGACGTGGTTATTGTGGGAGCGGGCGGAGCGGGCTTAAGAGCCGCAGTTGAACTGCCTGAAGATTGCTCCTGCGCTGTTTTATCAAAAGTTTTCCCCCCGCGTTCACATACAGGAACTGCTCAGGGAGGAGTCTGCGCTGCGCTTGCCAATATGGAAGACGATAGCTGGGAAAATCATGCGTTCGATACCGTGAAAGGAAGTGACTATCTCGGAGATCAGGATGCAATCGAAATTATGTGCCGCGATGCCATAAGAGCTATCATTGAGCTTGAACACATGGGCATGCCGTTTTCAAGAAACAAAGACGGATACATAGCGCAAAGAAATTTCGGAGGTCATACAAAACCTGCTGACCCTGCTGACCCTTACGGAAAAAGAATTCCCGTTAAGCGTTCATGTTACTCTGCAGACAGAACCGGGCATGTTATGCTTCAGACACTTTATGAAACAGCAATTAAAAACGAAGTAAAGTTTTTCTCTGAGTTTTTTGTAACCGATTTAATTATCGATAATGGTGTTTCTAAAGGAGTTGTTGCAATTGACATAAGAACTTCCGAGATTCACGTTTTTCATGCAAAGGCGGTTATGTTTGCAACAGGCGGTAACGGAAGAGTTTTCAGAATTACTTCCAACGCTCACGTCGGTACAGGCGACGGCTTCGGACTTATTTATAAAAGCGGACTTCCGCTTGAAGATATGGAGTTTTATCAGTTTCACCCGACCGGATTATGGAAGCTTGGGATTCTTGTCAGCGAAGCTGCAAGAGGCGAAGGTGGAATATTAAAAAATAAAGACAAAGAAAGATTTATGGTGCGATATGCACCGACTGTTATGGATTTGGCTCCGCGTGATATGGTTTCAAGAGCAATCGTAACCGAAATTCGAGAAGGCAGAGGAATTAAAGGAAGTGACGGCACTGATTACGTTCTGCTTGACGTTTCGCATCTCGGCAAAGAAGTTATCGATGATAAGCTTCCTGAAATCACCGGTTTTGCAAGAACTTATCTTGGCGTTGAACCAACAAAAGAACCGATTCCGATTCAGCCGACCGCGCATTACATGATGGGCGGCATTCCGACAAATGCAAACTGCGAGGTGTTGAGAGATGAAAAAGGAAATATTGTCAACGGACTTTATGCTGCAGGCGAATGTGCGTGCGTTTCTGTTCACGGAGCTAACCGTCTGGGTACAAACTCGCTTCTTGACCTCGTTGTATTCGGAAGAAGAGGCGGAAAAGCAATTGCAGAGTTTTTGAAAACAGCAACTCTTTCAGACATTGACGAAAATAAAGTTTCAGAAAAAACCCGCGAGATGATTTCGCATCTTCTGAACAGTACCGGAAGCGAAACTGTTGTTGCGTTAAGAACCGAGCTTCAGCAAACAATGATGGATGACTGCGGTGTTTTCAGAACAGAAGAAGCACTGAAAAAAATGAAAGACAAAGTTGAGGAACTAAAAGCAAGATATAAGAATGTTCACATACAGGATAAAGGAACTGTGTTTAATACTGATTTAATTGAAGCAATCGAACTTGATAACCTTCTCGAATCTGCAGAGGCAATGGTTTTCAGCGCATATAACAGAACCGAAAGCCGTGGAGCTCACACCCGCGAAGATTTCCCGAAACGTAACGATGATGAATGGATGAAACATACGTTCATATCCAGGGGAAACGGACAGGGACCCGAAATAAAATATAAGCCTGTTGTTGTTACCAGATATAAACCGATGGAAAGGAAATATTAA